The following are from one region of the Rhizobium etli 8C-3 genome:
- the hemN gene encoding oxygen-independent coproporphyrinogen III oxidase, producing MSDDLIAKYGDARIPRYTSYPTAAAFSAAVGPDEYAGNLAHIAAAGPVSVYLHVPFCRSICWYCGCHTTITRQDAPVADYLDVMKEEIELVSFAAGNDVPVKYVHFGGGTPSVMKPQEFSALMAKLRSAFTFEAKAGVAVEIDPRTLVAPMIDALAENGVDRASLGVQSYDPIVQAGIKRLQSFEQTERAVAGLRSAGVSSINFDLIYGLPKQTVQSCIETVRLAAELRPERFAVFGYAHIPAFKKHQRLIDEASLPDAKQRNEQAEVIAEELQKAGYLRIGLDHFALPNDQLALAARNRTLRRNFQGYTTDDCDSLIGLGASAIGRLPAGYMQNHVPLGLYAERIAFGVLPTAKGYLLSEEDKLRARVIERLMCDFEADLGQLSSGSGFDTGFLVERNDRLGELMADGVVTISGERIVVCEEARFMVRAVAAAFDAYFSSHGHTHSKAA from the coding sequence ATGTCTGATGATCTGATCGCCAAATACGGCGATGCGCGGATTCCGCGTTATACGAGTTACCCGACGGCGGCGGCTTTTTCTGCAGCCGTGGGGCCGGATGAATATGCCGGCAATCTCGCCCATATCGCCGCGGCTGGCCCGGTTTCGGTTTATCTCCACGTCCCGTTCTGCCGTTCGATATGCTGGTACTGCGGCTGCCACACGACCATCACCCGGCAAGACGCTCCGGTCGCCGACTATCTCGACGTGATGAAGGAAGAGATCGAGCTCGTCTCTTTTGCGGCCGGAAACGACGTGCCCGTCAAGTACGTGCATTTCGGCGGCGGCACGCCGTCGGTCATGAAGCCGCAGGAATTTTCGGCTCTAATGGCAAAGCTCAGGAGTGCCTTCACGTTTGAAGCGAAAGCCGGCGTCGCAGTCGAGATCGACCCTCGCACATTGGTCGCCCCCATGATCGATGCGCTCGCCGAAAACGGCGTCGACCGCGCAAGCCTCGGCGTCCAGAGCTACGATCCGATCGTGCAGGCCGGTATCAAGCGGCTGCAATCCTTTGAGCAGACGGAAAGGGCGGTCGCCGGGTTGCGCTCAGCAGGCGTCAGCAGCATCAACTTCGACCTAATTTATGGCCTTCCGAAACAGACTGTCCAATCTTGCATCGAGACGGTCCGGCTGGCTGCAGAACTGCGTCCCGAACGTTTCGCCGTTTTCGGTTACGCTCACATACCCGCTTTTAAGAAACATCAGCGCCTGATCGACGAAGCATCGCTGCCGGACGCAAAACAGCGGAACGAGCAGGCGGAAGTGATCGCCGAGGAGCTCCAGAAGGCCGGATATCTGCGCATTGGGCTCGATCATTTTGCACTGCCGAACGATCAGTTGGCGCTCGCCGCGCGCAACAGAACGCTGAGGAGAAACTTCCAGGGCTATACCACGGATGATTGCGATAGCCTGATCGGCCTCGGCGCATCTGCGATCGGGCGGCTGCCGGCCGGCTATATGCAGAACCACGTGCCTCTCGGCCTCTATGCCGAGCGAATTGCCTTCGGGGTGCTGCCGACCGCCAAGGGATATCTTCTCAGCGAGGAGGACAAGCTTCGGGCGAGGGTCATCGAGAGGCTGATGTGCGATTTCGAAGCCGATCTCGGCCAGTTGAGCAGCGGATCGGGTTTCGACACCGGCTTCCTTGTCGAGCGCAACGACCGTCTCGGCGAGCTCATGGCCGACGGCGTCGTGACGATCAGCGGTGAGCGGATTGTCGTATGCGAGGAGGCGCGCTTCATGGTCCGTGCAGTCGCGGCGGCATTCGACGCCTATTTTAGCTCGCACGGGCACACGCACAGCAAGGCAGCCTAG
- a CDS encoding NAD(P) transhydrogenase subunit alpha — translation MLSPEKTLIAFFYPAANNELLKRALHSGANISAIDMVPRISRAQKMNGKDRGYRAVIEASANFRCFFTGQITARYF, via the coding sequence CTGCTGTCGCCTGAAAAGACGCTAATCGCTTTCTTCTATCCCGCAGCCAACAATGAGTTGCTCAAGCGGGCTCTGCATTCGGGCGCGAATATAAGCGCCATAGACATGGTCCCGCGCATCAGCCGTGCACAGAAGATGAATGGGAAAGATCGGGGTTACCGGGCGGTCATCGAAGCGAGTGCGAACTTCAGGTGTTTCTTCACCGGGCAGATCACCGCGCGGTATTTCTAG
- a CDS encoding phasin: MTKISERSFETIENPGSSSLKVPDQFGASVEKGNKKVTEALLKLASGAEATQKMLPPILETTSLFGNELWWKTIAALQADAEASFSHLQALLGANSPSQILEQQSTFFRKRVETSLQHAKEVRVLSSRAVEEISKPVKDAFDKVLTDLKAT; encoded by the coding sequence ATGACCAAGATTTCCGAAAGATCCTTTGAAACGATCGAAAACCCGGGGTCATCGTCGCTCAAGGTGCCAGATCAGTTCGGCGCATCTGTTGAAAAGGGGAACAAGAAGGTGACAGAGGCTCTTTTGAAACTTGCGTCCGGCGCTGAAGCGACACAGAAAATGCTGCCTCCGATCCTCGAAACGACAAGTCTATTCGGCAACGAATTGTGGTGGAAGACGATCGCTGCACTGCAGGCCGACGCCGAGGCCAGCTTCTCACATTTGCAAGCTTTGCTGGGCGCGAATTCGCCGTCGCAGATCCTCGAACAGCAGTCGACCTTTTTCCGCAAGCGCGTTGAGACAAGTTTGCAGCACGCCAAGGAAGTCCGGGTGCTCTCAAGCAGGGCGGTGGAGGAAATCTCAAAGCCGGTCAAGGATGCTTTTGACAAGGTGCTGACGGACCTCAAGGCGACGTAA
- the fdxB gene encoding ferredoxin III, nif-specific — protein sequence MTGPFVTRDGSSWVPEYLTCIDATTCIGCGRCFKACSREVMHLYGVGEAGEILGICDDEEEDFDGELNRMIMVVDEAGRCIGCGACARVCPKNCQTHVAADKVTA from the coding sequence ATGACTGGCCCTTTCGTCACGCGCGACGGCTCCAGCTGGGTGCCGGAGTACCTGACCTGCATCGATGCTACAACCTGCATCGGCTGTGGCCGATGCTTCAAAGCCTGCTCTCGCGAAGTCATGCACCTCTATGGCGTCGGTGAAGCGGGTGAAATCCTCGGCATCTGCGACGACGAGGAGGAAGACTTCGATGGCGAGCTCAATCGTATGATCATGGTTGTCGATGAGGCCGGCCGCTGCATTGGTTGCGGCGCCTGCGCGCGCGTCTGCCCGAAGAACTGTCAGACCCATGTCGCGGCAGACAAGGTTACTGCGTGA
- a CDS encoding CCE_0567 family metalloprotein — translation MSDIVEQLKKVRKLQSRAAAAKMELHDLAEDLPINWARIKTIAGETFDAFAELNAAKEELAALENSR, via the coding sequence ATGTCAGACATTGTGGAGCAGCTGAAGAAGGTCCGCAAGCTGCAGTCCCGCGCCGCCGCTGCGAAGATGGAGTTGCACGATCTTGCCGAGGACCTTCCGATTAATTGGGCTAGAATCAAGACCATTGCAGGAGAGACGTTCGACGCCTTCGCCGAGTTGAACGCTGCGAAGGAAGAGCTCGCTGCATTGGAGAATTCACGATGA
- a CDS encoding NifX-associated nitrogen fixation protein: MGTLTGSTNGPAVNEDGDLATPFLRCLIRLIRAQDAHGAWEGKSDADLLADFILTKEQRRKIPIIGDPDPDVLWRLQNFYSCVGLVIEECTGLLASPIMTIGHEGFGRLLFTTGRLVVLSKTLRDVHRFGFETLGKLAETGTKMVDDAIEVIETYPDVARAS, encoded by the coding sequence ATGGGTACATTGACAGGAAGTACGAATGGCCCTGCTGTCAACGAAGATGGGGATCTCGCCACCCCTTTTCTCAGATGCCTGATAAGGCTCATCCGCGCTCAGGATGCCCATGGGGCGTGGGAAGGCAAATCGGACGCTGACCTGCTGGCCGACTTCATCCTCACCAAGGAGCAGCGCCGTAAGATCCCGATCATAGGCGATCCGGATCCTGATGTGCTGTGGAGGCTACAGAATTTTTACAGTTGCGTGGGGCTTGTGATCGAAGAGTGCACAGGCCTGTTGGCATCGCCGATCATGACGATCGGCCATGAGGGCTTCGGCCGCTTGCTTTTCACGACTGGACGGTTGGTCGTTCTGTCGAAGACCCTGCGCGATGTCCACCGGTTCGGCTTTGAGACGCTAGGCAAGCTCGCCGAGACCGGCACGAAAATGGTCGATGACGCTATTGAAGTTATCGAAACCTATCCCGACGTGGCGCGGGCATCATGA
- the nifK gene encoding nitrogenase molybdenum-iron protein subunit beta, with the protein MPQSAEKVLDHAPLFREPEYRQMLAEKKANFECPHPDQVVADQNDFTKTWEYREKNLGREALVVNPAKACQPLGAVFAAAGFEQTMSFVHGSQGCVAYYRSHLSRHFKEPSSAVSSSMTEDAAVFGGLKNMVDGLANTYKLYDPKMIAVSTTCMAEVIGDDLHGFIENAKNEGSVPHDFDVPFAHTPAFVGSHVDGYDGMIKGILENFWKGNERKEVAQAINIIPGFDGFCVGNNRELKRLLDMMGVSYIFIQDASDQFDTPSDGTYRMYDGGTKIEDLKTALNAEATLSLQHYNTRKTLEYCKEVGQVTASFHYPLGVQATDEFLMKVSEITGKEIPPAIGLERGRLVDAMADSQAWLHGKKYAIYGDPDFVYAVARFVLETGGEPTHCLATNGTSAWEAEMKALLASSPFGKDAQVWAGKDLWALRSLLFTEPVDLMIGNSYGKYLERDTGTPLIRLTFPIFDRHHHHRFPLMGYQGGLRVLTTILDKIFDKLDRETSEPGVTDYSYDLTR; encoded by the coding sequence ATGCCGCAGTCGGCGGAAAAAGTTCTCGACCATGCTCCCCTGTTCCGCGAGCCGGAATACAGGCAGATGCTCGCCGAGAAGAAAGCCAATTTCGAATGCCCCCACCCGGATCAGGTCGTTGCCGATCAAAACGACTTCACGAAGACCTGGGAGTATCGCGAAAAGAACCTGGGCCGCGAAGCCCTGGTCGTGAACCCGGCCAAAGCCTGCCAGCCGCTCGGTGCCGTCTTCGCAGCCGCAGGCTTTGAGCAAACGATGTCCTTCGTCCATGGCAGCCAGGGCTGCGTCGCTTATTACCGTTCGCATCTGTCGCGTCACTTCAAGGAGCCTTCATCAGCGGTCTCGTCCTCGATGACGGAGGACGCGGCAGTGTTCGGCGGGTTGAAGAACATGGTCGACGGGCTCGCCAATACATACAAGCTCTACGATCCGAAGATGATCGCCGTCTCGACCACCTGCATGGCCGAAGTCATTGGAGACGACCTCCACGGCTTCATCGAAAACGCAAAGAACGAAGGGTCGGTCCCGCACGACTTCGATGTTCCTTTCGCCCACACGCCTGCCTTCGTCGGCAGCCACGTCGATGGCTATGACGGCATGATCAAGGGCATTCTGGAGAACTTCTGGAAAGGCAACGAGCGGAAGGAGGTTGCTCAAGCCATCAACATCATTCCCGGCTTCGACGGCTTCTGCGTCGGCAACAACCGCGAACTGAAGCGCCTGCTCGACATGATGGGCGTATCCTACATCTTCATCCAGGATGCCTCCGACCAGTTCGACACGCCGTCTGACGGTACGTACCGCATGTATGACGGCGGCACGAAGATCGAGGACTTGAAAACGGCGTTGAATGCCGAAGCGACCCTGTCGCTGCAGCACTATAACACGCGCAAAACGCTGGAATATTGCAAGGAGGTCGGTCAGGTTACGGCTTCGTTCCATTATCCGCTGGGTGTTCAGGCGACCGACGAATTCCTGATGAAGGTCTCGGAGATTACCGGCAAGGAAATTCCTCCGGCAATCGGCCTGGAACGCGGCCGTCTCGTCGACGCTATGGCAGATAGCCAAGCCTGGCTGCACGGGAAGAAATACGCGATCTACGGCGATCCTGACTTCGTCTACGCCGTTGCCCGGTTCGTCTTGGAAACCGGCGGTGAGCCGACCCACTGCCTTGCTACCAACGGCACGTCGGCCTGGGAAGCCGAGATGAAGGCGTTGCTCGCATCCTCGCCCTTCGGCAAGGATGCCCAGGTCTGGGCGGGCAAGGACCTGTGGGCGTTGCGCTCGCTGCTCTTTACCGAGCCGGTTGATCTTATGATCGGCAATTCCTATGGCAAGTATCTCGAGCGCGACACCGGCACCCCATTGATCCGGCTGACCTTTCCGATATTCGACCGGCACCATCACCACCGTTTCCCGCTCATGGGCTACCAAGGCGGCCTGCGCGTCCTGACGACGATCCTCGACAAGATCTTCGACAAGCTCGATCGCGAGACGAGCGAGCCGGGTGTGACGGACTATTCTTACGACCTGACCCGCTAG
- the nifD gene encoding nitrogenase molybdenum-iron protein alpha chain: MSLDYENDSVLHEQLIAEVLAQYPDKAAKRRKKHLSVATSGDEPGDEPKALSECDVKSNIKSIPGVMTIRGCAYAGSKGVVWGPVKDMVHISHGPVGCGHYSWSQRRNYYVGLTGIDTFVTLQFTSDFQEKDIVFGGDKKLEQVIDEIEELFPLNNGISVQSECPIGLIGDDIEAVSRKKAKEHEKTIVPVRCEGFRGVSQSLGHHIANDAIRDWVFDKNEVEFETGPYDVNVVGDYNIGGDAWATRILLEEVGLRVVGNWSGDATLAEVERAPKAKLNLIHCYRSMNYICRHMEEKYGIPWMEYNFFGPSQIETSLREIAKHFGPEIVDKTEAVITKYRPLVDAVVDKYRPRLEGKTVMLYVGGLRPRHVITAYEDLGMRIVGTGYEFAHNDDYQRTGHYVNKGTLIYDDVTGYELEKFIEGIRPDLVGSGIKEKYPVQKMGIPFRQMHSWDYSGPYHGYDGFAIFARDMDLAINNPVWDLYDVPWKKEAAPAEAVAAE, translated from the coding sequence ATGAGCCTTGATTACGAGAATGACAGCGTTTTGCATGAACAGCTCATTGCGGAAGTATTAGCGCAATATCCAGACAAGGCGGCGAAGCGCCGCAAGAAGCACCTCAGCGTCGCAACGAGCGGCGACGAGCCTGGCGATGAGCCGAAGGCCCTTTCCGAATGCGACGTCAAATCGAACATCAAGTCCATTCCGGGCGTGATGACGATCCGCGGCTGCGCCTATGCCGGTTCCAAAGGCGTGGTATGGGGGCCGGTCAAGGACATGGTCCACATCTCGCACGGGCCGGTCGGTTGCGGTCATTATTCCTGGTCGCAACGCCGCAACTACTACGTCGGCCTGACGGGCATCGACACGTTCGTGACGCTGCAGTTCACCTCAGACTTCCAGGAAAAGGACATCGTGTTCGGCGGCGACAAGAAGCTTGAACAGGTCATCGACGAGATCGAGGAGCTTTTCCCCCTCAACAACGGCATCAGCGTGCAGTCGGAATGCCCGATCGGGCTGATTGGCGACGACATTGAGGCGGTGTCGCGCAAGAAGGCCAAGGAGCACGAAAAGACGATCGTGCCGGTACGCTGCGAGGGCTTCCGCGGCGTCTCGCAATCGCTCGGCCACCACATCGCCAACGACGCCATCCGTGACTGGGTTTTCGACAAGAACGAAGTCGAGTTTGAGACCGGCCCTTACGATGTCAACGTCGTCGGCGACTACAATATCGGTGGCGACGCGTGGGCTACGCGCATTCTATTGGAGGAGGTGGGGCTGCGCGTGGTCGGCAACTGGTCGGGTGATGCCACGCTCGCTGAGGTCGAGCGCGCGCCAAAGGCCAAGCTGAACCTCATCCACTGCTACCGCTCGATGAACTACATCTGTCGGCACATGGAGGAAAAATACGGCATCCCGTGGATGGAATACAATTTCTTTGGTCCGTCCCAGATCGAAACCTCCCTGCGCGAAATAGCCAAGCACTTCGGTCCGGAAATCGTCGACAAGACCGAGGCTGTCATCACCAAGTACCGGCCCCTGGTCGATGCTGTCGTCGACAAGTACCGGCCGCGCCTCGAAGGCAAGACGGTGATGCTCTATGTCGGCGGCCTGCGTCCTCGCCACGTCATCACGGCCTATGAGGACCTCGGCATGCGGATCGTCGGCACCGGCTACGAGTTCGCCCACAACGACGACTATCAGCGCACCGGCCATTATGTGAACAAGGGTACGCTGATCTATGACGACGTGACCGGTTACGAGCTGGAAAAGTTCATCGAAGGCATCCGCCCCGACCTTGTTGGGTCCGGCATTAAAGAGAAGTATCCGGTGCAGAAGATGGGCATCCCCTTCCGCCAGATGCACTCCTGGGATTATTCCGGCCCGTATCACGGCTATGACGGCTTCGCCATATTCGCCCGCGACATGGATCTGGCCATCAATAATCCGGTGTGGGATCTCTACGACGTCCCCTGGAAAAAAGAGGCCGCGCCAGCTGAGGCGGTTGCGGCCGAATGA
- the nifH gene encoding nitrogenase iron protein, whose product MSDLRQIAFYGKGGIGKSTTSQNTLAALVDLGQKILIVGCDPKADSTRLILNAKAQDTVLHLAAQEGSVEDLELEDVLKAGYKGIKCVESGGPEPGVGCAGRGVITSINFLEENGAYDDVDYVSYDVLGDVVCGGFAMPIRENKAQEIYIVMSGEMMALYAANNIAKGILKYAHSGGVRLGGLICNERQTDRELDLSEALAARLNSKLIHFVPRDNIVQHAELRKMTVIQYAPDSKQAGEYRALAEKIHANSGQGTIPTPITMEELEDMLLDFGIMKSDEQMLAELQAKESAVVAAQ is encoded by the coding sequence ATGTCAGATTTGCGTCAAATCGCATTTTACGGCAAAGGGGGGATCGGCAAGTCCACCACCTCCCAAAATACGCTCGCAGCGCTTGTCGACCTCGGGCAGAAGATCCTGATCGTCGGATGCGACCCGAAAGCCGACTCCACCCGGCTGATCCTGAACGCCAAAGCACAGGACACGGTTCTGCATCTGGCAGCGCAGGAAGGTTCGGTGGAAGACCTTGAGCTCGAGGACGTGCTCAAGGCCGGCTACAAAGGCATCAAGTGCGTGGAGTCCGGCGGTCCGGAACCGGGCGTCGGCTGCGCCGGGCGCGGCGTCATCACCTCGATCAATTTCCTTGAAGAGAACGGTGCATATGACGATGTCGACTACGTCTCCTATGACGTGCTCGGCGATGTGGTGTGCGGTGGCTTTGCGATGCCGATCCGTGAGAACAAGGCCCAGGAGATCTACATCGTGATGTCCGGCGAGATGATGGCGCTCTATGCCGCCAACAACATCGCCAAGGGCATCCTGAAATATGCCCATTCCGGCGGCGTGCGGCTCGGCGGCCTGATCTGTAACGAGCGCCAGACGGACCGCGAGCTCGACCTCTCCGAGGCGCTGGCTGCCAGGCTCAATTCCAAGCTCATCCACTTTGTGCCGCGTGACAACATCGTCCAGCACGCCGAGCTCAGGAAGATGACGGTGATCCAGTACGCGCCGGACTCCAAGCAGGCCGGGGAATATCGGGCGCTAGCCGAGAAGATCCATGCCAATTCGGGCCAAGGGACCATTCCGACCCCGATTACCATGGAAGAGCTCGAAGACATGCTGCTCGACTTCGGCATCATGAAGAGCGACGAGCAGATGCTGGCCGAACTACAGGCCAAGGAGTCAGCGGTGGTTGCGGCTCAATAA
- the nodA gene encoding nodulation N-acyltransferase NodA, with protein MSPQVRWKVCWENELELSDHTELADFFRKTYGPTGAYNALPFEGARSWSGARPELRVIGYDAHGVAAHMGLLRRFVRVGEVDLLVCELGLWGVRPDLEGYGINSMRIVYPVLQQLGVRFAFGGVRQALRNLVLRLCRNGLATVLEGVRVRSTLADVYLNLPPTRCENVILVVFPIGCSMSDWPSGTLIERNGPEL; from the coding sequence ATGAGCCCTCAGGTGCGGTGGAAAGTGTGCTGGGAAAACGAGTTGGAGCTCTCTGACCACACGGAGCTCGCAGATTTCTTTCGGAAGACCTATGGGCCAACTGGAGCTTACAACGCCCTTCCATTCGAAGGTGCTCGTAGTTGGTCAGGAGCTAGGCCCGAGCTTCGCGTAATAGGCTATGATGCGCACGGTGTGGCCGCTCACATGGGGTTGTTGCGTCGTTTCGTTCGGGTTGGCGAGGTCGATCTACTCGTATGCGAGCTTGGATTGTGGGGCGTGCGTCCAGATCTTGAGGGGTACGGCATTAATTCGATGCGCATTGTTTACCCAGTGCTGCAGCAACTTGGCGTTCGGTTTGCGTTCGGCGGTGTTCGGCAGGCGTTGCGCAACCTTGTTCTCAGGCTCTGCCGAAATGGTCTTGCGACGGTTTTGGAAGGGGTACGCGTGCGATCCACCCTTGCCGATGTTTATCTCAACCTCCCGCCGACGCGCTGTGAAAACGTAATTTTGGTAGTATTCCCAATAGGATGCTCAATGAGTGATTGGCCATCGGGGACCTTGATCGAGCGGAATGGCCCTGAGCTATGA